TTATTCTGAGGtatcagttattttgtttctttttttaatttaccaaTCCATTAATTTTTGTGATgctaaagaaacaaaatcaaacgAGACTTTATACAACgactttatttcattttcaagttCCTGCCCACCTTTGGAGGATATTGATCATTGTTCGTGTAATATACAGGGAAATGGCTTGACGATATCTTGCACTGGTATTTCTTCTTATAAAGACATTTCCTTACTAAAGTATGCGTTAAAGAAATACCCGGTTTACGAAATCAATATTCAGAAATCTACACTGAAAAATATACCAAAAGACTTATTCGAAGGGGtattctttaaatatgtttattttcaagaaatgttAATTGCTCCTTTGTCACCAGAGGACTCCCCGTTTCTTCAAGCCAACTCTCATTCAATAGAAACTGTTATCATCCATGATAGTTTTCCTTCAGGTATTGGAAAACTTTCCTTCAGTCATTTCACAAAACTAAACATGCTGaacttaaacaaaattttattgaaaagatCGATAGAAACTTTGTAAATGATTGCCGACGTTTAGTCTTCCTCTCTCTTCGAGAAAACAATATCAAGGATGTTGAAAGTAATTCCTTTTCTGAACTGTTGGATCTGCATTCGCTGCTCTTGTCACATAACAAGCTGTCTGTTCTTTACCGACATATGTTACCATCCAAAGGAAATTCGTTGGAGAAGCTTGACTTGAGGTAAGATACTTGTATCTTACTATTCAAAAAAGTGACTTGAGATAAGATACTAACAGGTTACCaataataaaaacttcattatatAAGCTTGGTTTGAGATAAGACGAAGTTTTTATCATTCAAAGAAAACTTGCTTGAGAAGCTTGACTTAAGGTAACCTTCTGATATCTAATTCTAATAGACTAATCCTTCCAAAAAGTTATTAGTAAATGTTGATTCGAGGTAAGTTAGTAATAACTATCGAAACACAACTCATTAAAGATGCCAAAATCGTCGTTAACGCGATCTACTATTCATAAACTTCAGAGTGGCGTGTTAAGGCATGTTTGTAACGCAATAGGTTCCAAAAACAACTCGTCACAGAATATTGATTTGAGgtaagttattaattttgtttgacttTAGTGTAAACTAAAGTACCAAAGTACTTAAACTgcatttaatgaataattataaataatgtaaacgtTTTAGGATTTCTGTTACCTTTTCAACGAAGATTACATCAAATTAGTGATGTAAGATATTTATTTGGACTTAATTTATAAAGAAGTTGGCTACAGAAAGTTTCAAACGTTTTTAGTCAATACACTACGTTTAAATGAGgtgtttttataaaagtatttaaaagttAGATTAAAATAAATCTCTGTTTGTTTCCTTCTAAGAACAATGCTAGCTATGCTCTGCtcaacatgggtatcgaaactcagtttatgATGTTATAAACCCTCACACTTTATGCTGAACCACTTGTGGGCCTTAAAAGAAATAGACTATTCTCTCAAGTTCTctaaaaaactgtatatattacaTGACGAAAGGCGCTTCTCAAAATGTCCCAAAAAATAGTGTTTACTGATATGATTGCTTATCTATATCGCTTTTTTCCCACGTTTTGCAAGAAAATATTTATACCGAAAGTATGTGATTGAAAGTGTATTTTGTAAGCACGCATTATAGGAAACTCAATGAGATAATGTTGAaagaaattttttgtttgttttttaaatttcatgcaaagctacatgagggctatatgtgccagccatccctagtttagcagtgtaagacaagaaggaaggcagctagtcatcacaactcaccaccatttcttgggctactcttttaccaatgaataatgggattgatcatagacttataacgtcaccacggttggaaggatgagcatgtttagtatgacggggaagTTGCAAGGGAATGGAATacattaaaatcagttttaacacTGACATTCGTAGGTAACCTGAGGCCATCGAAAATTTATCGCTATCTGGAACGACATCTAACAGCCCCTTCCCATGTAAAATATTCCTACACTTAGATCGTAAAGAGGTATTCAGAATGAGGAAATAAAATTTCCGAGAAAAGGATATTCTTCGAACTTATTAGTGCTGGGAAACAAAGGAATTTGAATCAACTTCGGCACaagagacctgaaacaagtcatACTTCAGACATGGTAAGAAAAGTTTGACGTCTTTTAAGAGAagaaattcacaaacacaaaGATCGAAGATAGAAAATATCCACGTGTCCCAAGCAGTAATGCACAACATAATAATGAATTATCTCCTTCTGGAAGCAAGGATAAAATGGTGCGATCGGGTTGTGAAACTGACACTAGGAAACTGTTGTCATCGTACACTAAATGGATTATGGAAAGAATGAATGAGAAATGGTATGTTTTAAACATCACAAGAATCTTTTGGAACAGATATTACGCTTGCAAGACTATTGTCAAAACGTAAGATAATAAGAAAAAGCATTACTATTTGTGGCTATATGGACTGTAAAAATATGGCAAATTTGTAAAATCGTTTtagtataaagtttgtttgtttgcttgctttcGAATttcgccgtccataattttgcagtgtaagactagagggaaggcagctagtcatcaccacccaccgccaactcttgggctacttttttttatcaaggaacagtgggattgaccgtcaagcgagcatgtttagtgcgaccgggattcgaacccgcgaccctcggattacgagtcgaacgccttaacccacctggccatgcttggccttAGTATAAAGTACTCAAACTTCTCAAGTCAAGCAAATTATTAGCCTGAGAAGGATGTCAGATACTGAAACTTCATTAATTATTTTCCAACAATTTGcatcactgttgtttttttcgaaTGAGATTACACTTACATGTATATTTGttgataaacataaaactacataattagCTATTTGTGAGGTATCAATGGTAGTAATATAATCTCAATGTTATCGTTACAAGCCTTCAAACTGTCGATGAGCAATTTAGGCCTTGTATGAAGTGTACTACGTGAGTGTTTTTAAGACTCAGCTGGATGTGATTATAGCTTTCTTTACTTCAGTCTGTAATttaagaagtttgttttctttctttattttaaagtaattgaactttGTTAATCGAAGTGTACTTTCTGTGCGCTTACCAAGTGAGACGTTTCATTTCTATTAAATCTGATGTATGAATAATTCTTAATCTTTGAAAAGAGCATTCTTCCTTTCAGCTATAATGAACTGAGCCATCTTGAAAATGACGTTTTTTCCGACATGCCCGCTTTGAATATACTTCGATTATCAgccaacaaaataatatatttatatgaatctACCTGGAGTCCCATATGGGAGCAATTGTTTTTGCTAGTTATACAAGGTaaagttattaaaacaattattaaaacacaCAGCTGAAACTTCTAGCCCTAattaattgattgtttgtttgtttgtttttgaatttcgcgcaaagctactcaagggttatctatgctagccgtccctaatttagtagcgtaagactagagggaaggcaactagtcatcaccacccaccgccaaacttgggctactcttttaccacctggccatgccgggactttAGCAGTAGAATATATCtcaataaaaaacagttttgtaaatttaattcaattaattagggtccagcatggccaggagggttaaggagttcgactcgtaatccaagggtcgcaggtttgaatccccgttaccccaaatatgctcgccctttcagccgtggaggcgttataatgtgacgatcaatcccactattcgctggtaaaagagtagcccatgagttggcggtgagtggtggtgactagctgccttccctctagtcttacactgctaaattagggacggctaaggcagatagccctcgagtagccttgcgcgaaattcaaaacaaaacaaatccactgttaaatatacaaacaagtaCGAGATTAAAGTCTTTAAACGAGGTTAGTAATGACAATATTACTTACACAGCTGTTGTTTTCAATAGATataatataaaatgatgtatttcGTTTCAAGTTCTATAGCCccataaattaatttcttctggTATTTTTATGTGCCAGTAATTTAcattgctttttttttctaaataaaattattcttgttttctattttcaaattacgcgtcattttgttttaaaaaataaattagtttgatATTTCTTGGTATGggttaaatatatctgtatttattctcagttataataattgttgGAATTCCATGTTTAGGTTGCTCgtacctttttttttctgaattatattattttgataattttgtattgAAATTACCTGTAAGGGCTTTTTCTACATCAAATTATTCTGTTGTTTCTGTGATTAGATTAAATGTATCTTTTTCCGCTATATTACATTATTCTGGTGTTTTCATGTTTAGATTACATGTATTTTTCACACTAAATTACACTATTCTGGTGCTTCTATGTTTAGAAtacatgtattgtttttaattagattattaatacattattttgatgTTTCTGTTTAGATTACACGTGCAATTTTTAGCTAAATTATATTGTTACAGTGTTCATATGTTTGCGcttaacatgtttttttataaatcaaatcATTTTAGTGTGTTTGGATTACCTGTAATGgactatttcataaaatatattattttcgtatTTCTCTGTTTATGTTACACGTaagaggtttatttttaattgcaaTATTCGTCGATTTTAAGATTAATTACATctgtcatttttattttctaaatgacTTACTTTACATTACTTTGATATTTCTCAGGTATCGTGATTttgaaaagttaattattttttgtgtttctaaGTTTAGCTAAAATGTAACGATTATTCTTAATTTAATTAAGCTATGATAATTGCAAATAGCCGTGAACGTTCCAAAGATAGTTGGATTAAAGGTTTTGTGTTATACCAGAAAATGCCCAATTTGCAATAAGTTGATTTTgcgaaatataattttgtatcaagataaatataattattactaaacataaaacattaagataGATATTTTAGAGTCttcaatgttaaatatttttaatagtttatatatctataacacttgctcattattttatataaatacatgtattatcTTAGGCTTTAttacttttaacaaatatactAAAACGAGTCTTACTAGACTTGctgaatttttctttttgtagaCAACGAAATTCGATGTGATCAACACTTAAAGTGGATTTTCAACTACGAATTTCCTTTTACATTTTCGGGGTCATGCAAGTGGCCTGAGCATCTTAGAGGAATATCCTTGAGACATCTGAAAGTGACAGATCTAATGTAATGCTCTGAAACaccaacaaaatattattttctttttattttaaggaTAATCTGTAATAAGTAACCAATAGTTATGACATAAAGTTGtgtgaaaatttaattttgtttctatagtgATGTTGCTAGCGTTGACAGTTCTTCTGTTGAAACTGTGCGAATGAAgatgattaataaataaaatatattccaaaTGTTTTGTCATATGTGCTTACGTTAGTCCTAATCTTATTACTGCACATGCTGTCGTCTGTTGGAGACTATTACATTATACtttatttctaacagtataaacCTTCTCTTATTATTCCTCTTATTACTTGTATATCACTgtagaaagttaaataaattacattaaaatgattttgaatgcGCAAATCTGCAAGTCAATATAAAATTCAGGTGAAACGggatgtattaaaactacatttctaCATTGCTTTCTAAGTTATGTGATGCTATCGATAATTTATTGCATTTGGGAATTGTATGTAATAGTACACAAGATAATCAAGAAGGATCACTTCCTGGAAAGAGATCAGTGGGTATGGGTTCACTAAGATAAGACTTCTagtcgtaactttagtttaactGTCATCTACCTCAACGATCCATGGAATGCAAAAGGTACTTATATTGCTGCATATGACGATATACTGGCCAACTCGTCGGTTGTAGTGTCTACGAGTTTCTGTGGGATTGTACAGTTGAAACGGGCATTGAAAAACCATCATTtttagatggattatggaaagtctGTAGGGAGAGGAGGTGTGCTGTGGACCTGCCAACCTCATTTTGATGTTTTATGCAATAGAAGCTACGCGATAGCATTAGTGTCATGATGCACCGTCGTCGGTTGTAGCACGACTGACTATGACGACATAGAATCTAACGACGTAGTGAAGTTCAAAactgatttaaatataatttactctACCATTGCAAACCTGcttttattataacttaaaatatttttttggtttttcacaCTTAACCtttgtttaactttttctttatctATACTTTGTAAGCCTTCTTCTTTCATCCTTCAGTATTTACTACTATGTGTTTTCTCCAGTATTGCTTTTATATTTCCTCCAttcttttttcacttttcttcttAATCTTCCTCTTAtcgttttgatttttttctatttgtagtAAACGTTATTAGTATGTAGAGCTGAAGTTTCAGTGATCGTGTTCTGTAATCTCCtaaccacacacaaaaaaatgcaCTTGGGGACCAATGGTGCCTCATAAGAGTGGCAGTCACATCCAGCAATATAGCATAGAGAAGTGGATGTTATTGGCTAGCTACTTTTCTTCtaatttattacttcaaaattagggaaagaCAGTggagacagccttcgtgtagctttgtgtgaaattcaataaTTCTTTCCACTTAGTCATGTTCATCCTTCCTTTGCTGCCTTTATCAATCGTTCCATACTTACTTTCgtcaatgatatttttaaaatacataatcaTTTGTATTCGCTGTACACCCATTATTTGCAGCCTTAAAATAGTTCTTCTACCCGTTCATTTTATGCCTTTTGTCGCCTAACCTGCTGTGCCTAACCTTCATAGAGGCCAGGTATATTAGGGAGTAACTGTATTAACAATGCGGCTGTATTTAATAGTTTCATgaggataaaaaataaatcatataattacATTAATAGTATCTCAATTATTCCATCATATTTTAAATCATCAGaaatatccttatttttaataaataaaagaagtagAGAATAACACACATGGAAAGGTACCAATAAATAGTGTGTTTAAGAAGTTTGAGCACATGTGTAAAATGGCCCATTGCTTGTTACTACTAAagtttgggcctggcatggccaagcgcgtaaggcgtgcaactcgtaatccgagggtcgcgggttcgcgcccgcgtcgcgctaaacatgctcgccctttcagccgtaagggcgtataatgttacggtcaatcccactattcgttgctaaaagagtatcccaagagttggcggttggtggtgatgactagctgccttccctctagtcttatactgctaaattagggacggctagcacagatagccctcgagtagctttgtgcgaaattccaaaacaaacaaaacaaactaaagtttgGATATTCTCGATATTTTAAACTGAGACCAAATATAGTACGTTAATCAGCTGTACATGAATAAtcaccatttaaaatatttaatgtatttattagggaaaaaaacattcagtatttgaaataaaaaatatgagttCGTTATTACGAAGAACATTGTTGTTGACCaactaaaatagttttgtttgtttttttgttttgaatttcgcacaaagctactcgagggctatctgtgctagccgtccctaatttagtagtgtaagactagaggaaaggcagttagacatcaccacccaccgccaactcttgggctacttttgtaccaacgaatagtgggattgaccgacacattataacaccccacggctgaaagggcgagcatgtttggcacgacggaatgcgaacccgcgaccctcagattacaagccttAACACGTTTAGCATGCCGGGCCcctaaaatagtaaaataatcgCTGAAAC
This genomic window from Tachypleus tridentatus isolate NWPU-2018 chromosome 10, ASM421037v1, whole genome shotgun sequence contains:
- the LOC143229336 gene encoding chaoptin-like isoform X3, which codes for MLPSKGNSLEKLDLSYNELSHLENDVFSDMPALNILRLSANKIIYLYESTWSPIWEQLFLLVIQDNEIRCDQHLKWIFNYEFPFTFSGSCKWPEHLRGISLRHLKVTDLM
- the LOC143229336 gene encoding uncharacterized protein LOC143229336 isoform X1 yields the protein MPKSSLTRSTIHKLQSGVLRHVCNAIGSKNNSSQNIDLSYNELSHLENDVFSDMPALNILRLSANKIIYLYESTWSPIWEQLFLLVIQDNEIRCDQHLKWIFNYEFPFTFSGSCKWPEHLRGISLRHLKVTDLM
- the LOC143229336 gene encoding uncharacterized protein LOC143229336 isoform X2; translation: MVRSGCETDTRKLLSSYTKWIMERMNEKCYNELSHLENDVFSDMPALNILRLSANKIIYLYESTWSPIWEQLFLLVIQDNEIRCDQHLKWIFNYEFPFTFSGSCKWPEHLRGISLRHLKVTDLM